The Thermotoga caldifontis AZM44c09 genomic interval CGACTGCCGCGGCACCAGCCTTGATCCACTCTTTGACGTTTTCGAGTTCGATGCCACCCGTGGGCAGGAGCTTCGCCTGTGGCAGTGGTCCGTGTATCGCTTTGATGTACCCGGGACCAACTGCGGAAGCTGGAAACAGCTTGATCAGCTCGCAACCAACTTCCAGAGCTTTAACAATTTCTGTTGGTGTGAAAGCGCCCGGGATGTAAGGTACGCGATGCTTGTTGCAGAGCAGGGCTGTTTCCTCTGAAAGGTTTGGAGCGACGATGTACCTCGCGCCGGCTTCGATCGCGATCTTTGCGGTGTATGGATCCAGAACTGTACCTGCACCGAGTAAGATTTCGTCGCCGAGTTCCTTCGATAGCTGGCTGATGACTTCAACGGCCCTCGGTACGCTGAACGTTACCTCGATGGCGACGATACCACCGTCTTTGCAGGCTCTACACACCTCGATCGCTCTCTGTGGGCTTTCCACTCTGATGACGGCGACGATCCCGGTTTCGATGATTTTCTCAACAATACTGTTCATACCGTACCCTCCCTTCCGAAGCGTTCAAAACTATTATAGATCCGGCCTTTAAGAAACGGCAAATAGATTAATCAAGAGTAAAGAAATGGGTGTTGCCGTCTCTACGAGTTTCAAACCTTCAGGAAACTGGAAGTATAATTCGGTACGGAGGTGCCTCATCTGCTGTACGCACTGGTCGGCTACGGAATAAGCAACAGAACGCTC includes:
- a CDS encoding bifunctional 4-hydroxy-2-oxoglutarate aldolase/2-dehydro-3-deoxy-phosphogluconate aldolase, producing MNSIVEKIIETGIVAVIRVESPQRAIEVCRACKDGGIVAIEVTFSVPRAVEVISQLSKELGDEILLGAGTVLDPYTAKIAIEAGARYIVAPNLSEETALLCNKHRVPYIPGAFTPTEIVKALEVGCELIKLFPASAVGPGYIKAIHGPLPQAKLLPTGGIELENVKEWIKAGAAAVGVGGGLTKGSKDEIRERAKRFVELIREARREMSGR